Within the Rhizobium grahamii genome, the region CGGACCGAACGTACCCTCGACGACCGGTGTCGTACCACCATTCTTGCTGACGGCGAACGCGGCTTCCGCGATGGCCTGATCCGGAACCTTGTCCTTGGAGAACTCTCCGAGCATCACGTCGGCGGCAGTCTTGCCCTGATCCGTAACCAACTGGTCGAACGTCGTCCCGACCTTCAGCGCATTCGATGCGGCGTTCGCCAGATCCTTGTTCTGGAAGGTCAGCTGCTCGATCGTGCGCGTTTCCGGCGTGCGGTAGTTGTCCTTGTGCTTGTCGAACTCTTCGCGGATCTGGTCGTCGGTAACCGATCCCGCATCGGCGATGTCTTCCGGCTGAAGCTTGAGATACGCGACCTTGCGATACTCAGGGGCGCGATAGCGGGGCTTTGCACCTTCGAACCATTTGTTCAGGACGTCGTCAGCAGGCGCCTTGATCGGCTCGATGTTGGCGTTCGTCAGCAGCAGATAGTCGACGCCACGGCTTTCCTGGCGATAGAGCTTCAGCGCGTCTACGAGCGTTTTTGGTGCGGTGAAGCCGTTGGAGATCGCATCGACGATCTGGCTCCGGACCGCGACCTTGCTGCGCTCCTTGATATAGTCGTCTTCGCGAATACCGGCGTTGCGCAGCCGCGACGTGAACAGTGAGCGGTCGAACTGGCCGTTGACGGCCTTGAACGCCGGGTCGTCACCGATCAGCTTTGCCAGGCGATCCTGCGACAGGCCGAGTTTCATGTCTTCAGCCAGCTGGTCGAGCGATGCGCCCGCAACGAGCTGCGCCAGCACCTGCTGCTCGACGCCGAACGCGCGCGCCTGATCGGGCGTGAGGCGCATGCCGAACTGCTGGCTGAGGTTTGCGACCTGCCGCTGATAGGCTAGGCGGAACTCGTTCACGTCGACATGCTGATCACCGACCGTTACGACAGTCGTGCTGCTGCCGCCATCGATCAACGAACGGGAAACGCCCCAGATGCCGAAAGAGGCGACCAGAAGCAGCATGAGGAGCTTGGCGACCCAGGTGTGGGCGGCTCTTCGCAGAATATCGAACATCGAAACGCAAACCTCGCATTCTTTTTGCCCGCTTTCGGGCAAAGCAATCGACGTTCCTTAGAACAAACCTTTGAGGAAATGAAGGGTTATCGCGTGAAAACATCTGCGCTATATCAGCGGTTGCCTCCGGCATCCCGGCCGCAACAAATGGCCCGCCTTTCGGAACCTTTGGTGCGGTTACCACGTTGAACAGCATCCCGAACAAAGAGGAGCAGACAATGGCCGATTTGAAAACCGCCTCCACCCAGTCTACAGCAGCGCGCGTGAAGGCGGAAATCGCAGCAGACGACCTTTCGGCACAGGTCGCCGCGTTGCGTGAAGATCTTGCTCGGCTGTCCGAAAGCGTGGTTGCGCTGGGGCAGGGCGCCAAGACCGCTGTTGCGGACGAGGCCTCTGTGATGACGGAGCGCGTGCGTGACAAGGTTCGTGAAGAGCCCATCTTCGCGCTCGCGGTGACGGCGGGCGTAGCCTATTTGTTCGGACTGATGAGCCGCCGATAGTATTTGAAGAGTCGCACTGGAAAGGGCCGAACGGATATCCGCTCGGCCCTTATTCGTCAGGAAAATTAACGTCGTATGATGCGCCCGAGCGCAATCAGCAGGCAGGCGCCCACGAAGCCCGCGATCAAATAGCCAATCCAGCCTCCGAGCGCCACGCCAAATCCTGCGAGGATGGCGTTGGCGATGATCGCGCCGACAATGCCGAGCAGGATATTCATGAGAATACCCATGTTGCTGTTCATGAATTTCTCGGCGAGCCACCCCGCTATGCCGCCGATGATAATGGCTGCAAACCAGCCTACGCCTGCGCTTTCCATAATGTATATCCTTTTCGAAGAAAGAGACATCAATGTCGAGAATATGCGGCATGAAGGCACGGCGATGACAGTACAGAGTGCTGACTATACTCAGGCTTTCACCGCAATCATAGCCGTACGCAAGTAGATAGGCACGCGCTCGACTGCAGCAAGGGACGCACAAGAACAGCGCCACGAATGCTGCGGTGCGGTATTAACCGGTAAGAAATAAGCCTATCTCGAGTCTTCTCCATGAAATGCAACCTTTTGGGGATTTTATGAAATTACTCGACGTTATGTCGAGTAATCACGACGCGAGAGTCTTGCAAACAAACAGCATGCAGCGAAAGCACAGGTGACACGCCGAAATGCGAAGAAGCCTCGAAGGCCAATCTCTTTGAATTTTGTAGGCTCTTGCCGTTTGCGTGCCGATTCTGGGGCTCGATCGCGAGCACGTGGGTGTAGTCAAAATGGCGCACCTCCCATTGAAATGAATCTTTATTTCAGCAAGCTCTTGCTCAACCTTTAATCTATGTCATGGTAGCTCTCTGGAAATGAGGGGTATCAGTCATGATTAATCTTCAGTCGGCCGATAAGCACGCTGCCCATGATCAACGCCTGCTGGATTGCCGCGCGGAGGTCGAACCCGCGCTGCACCGCATCATTGAGGATGCTCAGCAACAGGGCTGGGCTCCAGCGGAAGTCGCGATGGCGATCGCCGACGCCGCCGATGATTTCATTCTGCTTCTCGCGACGAGAAAGACCACAGCTCACTGATCCGGCGTCAAGCTCACTCCAACAGCTGTCGTTGCCAACCCACGGCAGCTGTTGACGACGCGCATGGGTCACTATAAAGCCTGACGTCATTCGTGACTGCTGCTCCGCGTTGAGCGCAGTTGCTGGTCAGGAAGAGTGTCCGAGTGGTTTAAGGAACCGGTCTTGAAAACCGGCGTGCGGGAGACCGTACCGTGGGTTCGAATCCCACCTCTTCCGCCACTGTTTGTTATCTACGAATTTTATCTCATTTGAATTCTGTTTGGGCGTCAAATTCCGCTCCCAGCACTGTTCGGCAAACATGCCGGCTTGCGGCGGTTGTTGCAGGCTGCGCTTCATGTCTCCCGATCTCGCCCATGCCTAAAACCTACGCTCATCGTTCGAATAAAGTGCCGCGGGTGAACGCACGATGAGAAGCTTTGCTAAACCTCGCATCGGGGCTTGCCCTAAAGCAGGACGACGCCGCAGTTTGCCACATACGACCAACCGGATTGGGACCCGTGCTTTCGCTGGGCTGCACTTTGGCGAGGGGCTGCAGCCTGTCATATCTGGCGCTGTCGCGGAGCCACGAATCATTGTGCTGTCCGCTCGCGCCGGAACCTTTGGCCAGGGCATCCGTTTCATATCTGCAACGCCCCACATTTGAACGTTGCGCGGACTGGTTGGAACCCATCCCAACGGTCCAAAAAGGCCCGGCGCATAGCCCAAGCGCCGGGCTTCCTCGTTCATGGAACCATCTGGCGTTTCCGCCATTGAAATCGTAGCGGCGCTTTCCTGTAGCGTCGCCCAATCGGTGATCGACCTCAAATCGTCGGTTGGAAATAATAAGCCCGGTGCCGGTCCCTCCGCGCCGGGCTTTCAGATTCGCGTTGCCAATTTGTGGTCGCGTGATGGCTTGAAACCTTGTTCGTGGATCTGACCGGTCAGCCAAGAGGGCGGGATCTCAGTTTTCCACCGGTGCAGGAATAGCGTCCAGAGGTTGAGCTGACCGTTGGCTGGTGTTTCCCGTTCGTCACCTCGATACTACGAAAGCCAATGGCGCCAAATCTGCGCAATTCTCATAAGCGGAAAAGAAGTACGGGCGCCGCATTACGGACATTGCGCCAAGAGCTTTTTAATTGGCGAAAAGTTGCTTGGACGCCATCTTCGACACAGATGTAGGGAGTGCCGCTTGCGAGGATGATCAAGGGTTGTATTCCCGTCGCCGCCGTCCGTATGAGGGAATGCCGTACGCAAAATGCCTTGATTTCTCGAATTTTATGGCTTTCACTCCGGCAACTCTATGTAGAACAACAAAAGGGGAAAACAAAAATGGGATCCAGAATACTCAAGCTTCACACCGCCTTTTTGCTCGGCGCCGTCCTTCTCGGAAGCACGCCCGCTTTGGCTGAAACGGTCCTTCATCGCGGCAATGCCGGCGAACCTCAGACGCTCGACCAGGCGCATACCTCGATCAATATCGAGGAGTTCATTCTGAAGGATCTGTACGAGGGGCTGACCATCTATGATGCATCCGGCAAGATCGTGCCGGGCGCTGCCGAATCGTGGACGTTGTCCGATGATGCGCTCACCTACACGTTTAAGCTGCGCCAGGATGCGAAGTGGTCCGACGGTTCGCCTGTAACCGCTGACGATTTCGTCTTCTCGTTCCAGCGCGTCGAGGATCCGAAGACTGCAGCCGAATATGCCAACATCCTCTATCCGATCAAGAATGGGGAGAAGGTGAACAAGGGCGGGCTCGCGCCGGCGGAACTCGGCGTAAAGGCTGTGGATGCAAAGACGCTGGAGATCAAGGTCGAGCGGCCGACGCCGTTCTTCCTCGAGCTTCTGGCGCATCAGACGGCGTTGCCGGTTTCCAAGGCAAGTGTCGAGAAGAACGGCGCCGACTTCGTGAAGCCCGGCGTCATGGTCTCGAACGGTGCATTCAAGCTTGTGAGCCACGTTCCGAACGACAACCTCGTCGTCGAGAAGAACCCCAGCTATTGGGATGCGGCCAATGTGAAGCTCGACAAGGTCGTTTTCTACCCGATCGACGATCAGGCCGCATCCGTTCGCCGTTTCGAGGCGAAGGAAATGGATCTGGTCTATAACTTCTCGGCAGACCAGATCGATCGCCTGCGCAGCTCCTATTCGGATCAGGTGCACGTCTCGCCGACGCTGGCTACCTATTATTACGCGTTCGACAGCCGCCAGGAGCCGTACAGCGACGTTCGCGTGCGCCGTGCCCTGTCCATGGCGATCGACCGCGATTTCCTGGCAAAGGAGATCTATAGCGGGTCCCAGATCCCAGCCTATTCGCTCGTTCCGCCCGGTATCGATACCTATGGCGCTCCGGCCAAGGCCGATTTCGCCGATGTTTCGCAGCTTGATCGCGAGGACAAGGCTATCGAACTGATGAAGGAGGCGGGCTACGGTGACGGCGGCAAGCCGTTGAACATCGAGATTCGCTACAACACCAATCCGAACCACGAGCGTGTCGCCACTGCCGTTGCCGACATGTGGAAGAACACCTTCAAGGCGAAGGTTTCGCTCGTGAACCTCGACGTCTCCTCGCACTACGCTTACCTGCAGGAAGGTGGCAAGTTCAACGTCGCGCGCGCCGGCTGGGTTGCCGACTATGCGGATGCAGAGAACTTCCTGGCGCTCAATCTCAGCACCAACAAGACGTTCAATTACGGTCACTATGAAAGCCCGGAATTCGACGCCTTGATGGCGAAATCCTATGCCGAGACCGACCCGGCTGCGCGTTCGAAGCTACTGCACGAAGCTGAGACGCATCTGATGGCCGACCAGCCGGTCGCGCCGTTGCTGACCCAGGCCGACCTTTGGCTCGTTTCGAGCCGCGTGCAGGGCTGGCATGACAATGCTGCCAATCAGCACCTGAGCCGTTTCCTGAGCGTTTCCCAGTAATAGACTGGCGCAGACGGCGCACGAGCGAGAGCCCGTGCGCCGTTGCACAGGAGGACGGGTATGATTGCCTTCGTTTTGCGACGTCTCGCAAGCGCGGTTCCGACGCTTTTCATCGTCGTGACGATTTCATTTTTCTTGATGCGGTTCGCCCCTGGCGGTCCGTTCAATCTCGAGCGGCCGCTGCCCCCGGCGACGATGGAGAACCTGATGCGGACGTATCAGCTCGATCAGCCGCTGTGGCGCCAGTACGCGACCTACATCGGCAATGCCGTTCGCGGAGATTTCGGTCCGAGCTATGTCTATAAGGACAACAGCGTCGCCGAACTGATCGGCAAGGGCCTGCCTTATTCGATGGAACTCGGCTTCTACGCGCTGCTGCTGGCGCTTGTCGGCGGTGTTCTGATGGGCACGGTCGCGGCCCTCAGGCAGAACAGTGCCTTCGATTTTTCGATCATGTCGCTGGCGACGATCGGAACAACCGTGCCGAATTTCGTCGTCGGTCCGGTACTGACGCTTATCTTCGCAGTCTCGCTATCGCTCCTTCCGGCCGGCGGCTGGGGAGACGGATCCTTGCGTTTTCTCATCCTGCCGATGATTGCGCTGGCGCTGCCGCAGCTCGCGGTCTTTGCCCGATTGACCCGCGGTTCGATGATCGAAGCGCTTCACGCCGACCATATCCGCACAGCCCGCGCTTACGGATTGCCTGCGCGCGTCGTCGTCGTGACCCATGCCATGCGCGGCGCCATGCTGCCGGTGGTTTCCTATCTTGCCCCATGCGCGGCGGCTCTTTTGACCGGTTCCGCTGTTGTGGAAACGATCTTCACGATCCCCGGCGTCGGCCGTTACTTCGTTCTTGGCGCCCTCAATCGCGACTACACCCTGGTTATGGGGACGGTCATCCTGGTCGCCATTTTCGTGATCATTTTCAATCTGATGGTCGATATCCTCTACGGCCTTCTCGATCCGAGGGTCCGTCATGACTGATCATGTCGCGGGTTCATCGCAGGCCGTTTCCGGCAAAGCCGGCCGCAGCCTGTTCCAGCTGGCCCTCATTCGCTTCCGACGCAATCGAGCCGCGATGGCGGGTTGCGTGATGATGGTGCTGATCAGCCTTTTCGCCTTTGTCGGGCCGCTCTTCGTGTCCCACACCTATGATCAGGTCTTCTCATCCTATGTGACGGTGCCACCGAGCCTGAAGCCACGCCCTGACGTTTCCGCGTTGCAGGACGTCGCGGAAGGGGTGGCGACCCGGGCGCGTGTAAAGCTCGATAGCTTCAAGGTCGAGGGCGAGGCGTTCACCGCCACTGTCAACTCCGAAAACCCCATCGACCCACGCGCCACGCGCTATTTCGACCGCGCGAACGAGTTTCGTGAGACCAGCGTCGGCGCCACGCAGAATGACGGGCGCACATTGGTCATAACAGGCAAGGTCAACCGAGAGTATTTTCCGTTCGGGACGGACTTGAACGGCCGCGATCTGCTGGCGCGCGTGATGCTTGGCGGGCAGATATCCATCGCCGTCGGTCTGCTTGCCAGCTTCGTTTCGCTGGGAATCGGTGTGTTTTACGGCGCAACGTCCGGCTATCTCGGTGGTCGGATCGACAACGTCATGATGCGGCTTGTCGAAATTCTCTATTCGCTACCCTTCGTGTTTCTCGTCGTCGTCCTGGTGGTCTTCTTCGGCCGCAGCTTCATCCTCATATTCCTCGTCATTGGCGCGGTCGAATGGCTTGATATGGCCCGTATCGTGCGGGGACAGACCTTGGCGTTGAAGCGCCGGGAGTTTGTCGGCGCAGCACAGGCGCTCGGCTTGACGGATTGGCAGATCATCCGCCGCCACATTATTCCGAACACGATCGGCCCGGTCATCGTCTTTGTCACTGTCGTCGTGCCGAAGGTCATCCTTCTGGAAAGCTTCCTGTCGTTCCTGGGGCTTGGCGTCCAGGCGCCGCTGACCAGCTGGGGTGCACTGATCTCCGAGGGCGCGAACAACATCCAGTCGGCGCCGTGGCTGCTGATCTTTCCATCCATCTTCTTCGTCGCAACGCTCTTCTCGCTGAATTTCATCGGCGACGGCCTGCGTGACGCACTCGACCCGAAGGACCGCTGACATGGCATCCGAAGATACGATTCTTGCCATTCGCGGCCTCAAGGTCGATTTCGAGACGCCGGACGGGCAGGTGAATGCAGTCAAGGGCATCGACCTCGACGTGCGGGCAGGCGAGACGCTGGCGATCGTCGGCGAATCCGGTTCCGGCAAGAGCCAGACCATGATGGGCCTGATGGGACTTCTCGCCAAGAACGGGACGGCAAGCGGCTCTGCCAAATACCGCGGCAAGGAGCTTGTCGGACTTGCCCCGAAAGAACTGAATGACATTCGTGGTGCCAAGGTCACCATGATCTTCCAGGAGCCGATGACGTCGCTCGATCCGCTTTATCCAATCGGTCGCCAGATCGCCGAGCCAATCGTCCATCACCGAGGCGGAACGCACAAGGAAGCGCGCAAGCGCGTTCTGGAACTGCTGGAGCTTGTCGGCATTCCGGACCCGGGCCGTCGCATCGACAGCTATCCGCACGAACTCTCGGGCGGGCAGCGCCAGCGCGTGATGATCGCGATGGCCTTGGCGAACGAGCCGGACATCCTTATTGCCGACGAGCCGACGACAGCACTCGATGTCACAATCCAGGCGCAGATCCTGTCCCTTCTTGCGTCGCTTCAGCAGCGCTTCGGGATGGCGATCGTGCTGATTACGCACGATCTCGGCATCGTCAGGCATTTCGCCGAGCGCGTCGTGGTTATGCGACGCGGCGAGGTAGTCGAGCAGGGCACCACGGCGGATATCTTCGAACGGCCAACCGCGGACTATACCCGCATGCTCCTGGCCGCCGAACCGCACGGACGAAAGTCCTCGCCGGAGGACGGCGCACCTATCATCTTGGAGGGCCGGGACGTCACCGTAGACTTCGAGATCGGGGGCGGTCTCTTTTCCGGTGGACGTCGACTATTCCGCGGCGTGGACGGCGTGACCGTCAAGCTGCGGGAAGGGCAGACGATCGGGATCGTCGGCGAATCCGGTTCAGGCAAATCGACGCTCGGACGCGCACTCCTGCGTCTTGTCAAAAGCGCTGGCCATTACCGCTTTGGAGCGATCGATATCTCCAACTACGATAGGAAGCGCATGCGACCGCTCCGCAAGGAGATGCAGCTTGTCTTCCAGGATCCCTACGGTTCGTTGTCTCCACGCCAGACAGTCGGCGAGGTCATCACCGAAGGCCTTCTCGTTCATGAGCCCGGATTGAGCAAGGTCGACCGCGACCGCCGCGCTATCGCGGCACTGAAGGAGGTCGGCCTGGACCCGGACGCGCGCAACCGCTACCCGCATGAATTCTCAGGCGGTCAGCGACAGCGCATCGCTATTGCCCGTGCGATGATCCTCAAACCCCAGGTGGTGATCCTTGACGAACCGACATCGGCACTTGACCGCTCGGTACAGGGGCAGGTGATCGATCTTCTGCGTCTGCTGCAGGACAGCCACAAGCTTTCTTACATCTTCATCAGCCACGATCTTTCAGTCGTGAAGGCAATGTCGGACTATGTTGTCGTCATGAAAGATGGACGGATTGTCGAGCAGGGAGATACGGATGCCATCTTCCAGAAGCCCCGCGAAGATTACACGAAAGCGCTGATAGGTGCGGCCTTCACCATCTGAAACCGTTGCCGGGTGGGGCCTTCGGGGCGATCTCCAAGGCTTTCAGTGCCGCCACAATGCTTAAATTAGCATTTTATTAACCATGTTAATTAGAATTGTAGCTATCACGTCGAAAGTCTTCGCAAAATTGCCGCGAAGGCAGCATGATTAAAGTCTCGTTAGGTTGATGGGATTAGGGGTGTCTTGCCCGTAGGGCGGATTTCTTAACCATAACGGTCTTGAACGGCGTGGGACATATGAGACGAGACTTCGGGGCGGCGTCATTCGCAACGGCAGTGCGATGGGTAGGTCTATCGCTGGTTTGTGCAACTGTTACGGCATGTGGAACGGCCCCGACTTCGCCTGCAAAGCCGAAGCACGGCAAGGAATATTTCTCGGAAAAGGAATATGGCGTAAAGGCCAGCCCGCGCGTTGCGAACGGCGACAATATCCCGAAGGGCGGCGGCCGCTATATCGTCGGCAATCCTACGTCGTCAAAGGCAAGTGGTATTATCCGAAGGAAGATTTCTCCTATAACAAGGTCGGCATCGCGTCGTGGTATGGTTCGGCTTTCCATGGCCGCCTGACGGCAAATGGCGAAGTCTACGACCAGATGCACCTTTCCGCCGCGCATCCGACGTTTCCACTGCCAAGCTACGCCCGCGTGACCAACGTCGAAACCGGTTCTTCCGTCATCGTACGCGTCAACGACCGTGGCCCTTACCACGAGGGGCGCATCATCGATCTCTCGAACAAGACCGCCGACATGCTCGATCTGCAGCATAGCGGCACCGGCAACGTTCGCGTTCAATATGTCGGCCGCGCCCGCATGGACGGTCACGACATGCCATACCTGATGGCCTCCTACGTTCCGAAGGGTAGCCGCATTCCAGGCGTCAATCCCGGCGGTGGTCAGATCGCTACGGGCGTTATGGTTGCCTCCAACAGCAAGCGTATAACGGCTGACGAGATCCAGAGCTTCGGCGGCTTTACGCCACCGCGTGCGGAAGATGTTCCCGTACCGATGTCCGCGACCTCCTATGCAGGCTCGACGCCGAGCGCGCCCTATAATGCTGCTCCGGTCCCAAGGCCCATGCCGTCGCCAGCTCCGTCGTTCGGTGCAGGTGCGCAGCCGTTCGATCAGATGGTCGTCCTGCCCGAAATCGGCCCGGTCCCATACGAGCGCCCCAATGGCTGGCAGGGCAGTTCGCTCGCCATGGGTTACCAGGAAGAGGCGGTCAAGACCGTAACCGTTGATCTCGCCTTCGATGCCGTCATGGTTCGCAACGATGGCCTGACCGAGGAGTCGATCTTGGCGTCGTTCACGCGTCAGAAGGAGGCCGGGCAGTCCGCTCGATAATTGCAGAAGCCCTTGGCGGAGGCGGGAAGATGAAGGTTTGGCCCTGGCAACACGTGCTTCTGACGTGCATCTTGCTGCTTCCTGCCGGCTTGGCCGAACCGGTCGCGGCAGCTGAGCCAAACACCGCCTTCGATACCAAGGCCGTTCAAGCCTACATGATCGAAGCGTCGACGGGTACTGTTCTGCTCGCGAAGAACGAGAACCAGACATTTTCTCCCGCATCATTGGCAAAGCTCGCGACCGCGGAGCTCGTTTTCGAAGCGCTGTCAAAGAACCAGATCACCCTCGATACCCAATATCCCGTGTCGGAATATGCCTGGCGGACAGGCGGCGCGCCGTCGCGGACCGCGACCATGTTCGCCGCGCTTAAATCGAACGTTCGCGTCGAAGATCTGTTGAAGGGCATCGCCATTCAGGGCGCGAACGACAGCTGCATCATCCTGGCGGAAGGGATGAGTGGTGGAGAGCCCGCGTTTGCGGAAGCAATGACACGCAAGGCGAAGAGCCTTGGCATGCAGCGTTCCATCTTCGGCAACTCCACGGGATTACCCGACGGAAAGAGCAAGACGACCGCCTACGACATGGTGACGCTGGCTTTGGATCTGCAGCAGAGTTATCCCAACTACTATTCCTATTTCGCGCTCCCGGATTTCCAGTGGAACAAGATCTTCCAGCGAAACCGAAATCCGCTGCTCGGCTTCGGCATGGGTGTTGATGGTCTCGCAACCGGGTTTGCAGAGGGTGAAGGCTATTCGATCGTGGCATCGGCTGAGCGAAACGGCCGGCGCCTTTTCATGGCGCTCGGTGGCCTTCCGTCCGACAAGGAGCGCACCGATGAGGCAAAACGGGTCCTCGAATGGGGCCTCGGTGCGTTTGAGATCCGTCAGCTCTTCGCAGACGGCGAAGTCATCGGAGCGGCTGGCGTCTACGGCGGGGCTGAACGGAACGTTGATCTCGTCGCTGAAAAGGGCGTGAGCGTCTATATCCCCGTCAACAATCCCGACCGTCTGGCTGCGCGTATCGTCTACCATTGGCCCTTGATGGCACCGGTCGCCGCCAATCAGGAAGTCGGTACGCTGCGGATTTTTGCCGGCAGCCGCCTTCTTCGAGAGGTTCCGCTTTATACCAAGGCTGAGGTCGTCGCCGGCTCACTCAGCAGCCGCGCGATCGACGCTATCCTCGAGCTTGGAGAAACGCTGCTGTTTTCCTGGCTATGGGACAAGCCTCAGCCCACGTGATCGCCATATTGATGGTCAATCCTGCGGGAAAGCAGGGAGATCTTCGCAACGCGGTTCCGCTGGCCATAATCTTCCTGTAGATGTACGCCGATAGCGCGATGCGGGCGCGAACATGCAGGAAGTTATCATTGTCGTCCGGCACAGGATTGTTTGTTACATTTGAGGGCGGCGAAGGTGCCGGGAAGTCCACGCAGATCCGCAAACTCGCGGAATCGCTGCGCTCACGCGGCTTCGATGTCTTGCTGACGCGGGAGCCTGGAGGGTCTCCCGGTGCGGAAGCAGTTCGCCACGTTCTCCTGTCGGGTGCTGCGCAGCCATTTGGCACACGAATGGAAGCGATTCTTTTCGCAGCCGCGCGCAACGATCATGTCGAAGGTGTCATTCGTCCTGCCTTAAATGGAGGGAGAGTCGTCCTTTGCGATCGTTTCATGGATTCGTCCCGTGTCTATCAGGGGATTACGGGCAACCTTGAGCCCGAATTCATCGAAACGCTTCAGCGTGTAGCCATCAATGGCGTCATGCCGGATTGCACCGTAATTCTTGATCTCCCGGCCACGGCCGGTCTGGAACGGGCGTCGCGGCGCGGTGCCGCCGTGGCCATTGCTCCCGATCGTTTCGAGAGAGAAGAACTGGAAACGCACGAGAAGCGGCGCGAGGCCTTTCTCGATATCGCCGCCCGCGAACCGGAGCGTTGCCATGTGCTGGACGCGCTCCGTCCTGAAGATGTCATCGCAGCCGATGTGCTGACGATCGTCGAACGGCGACTACCACTCAAAACAAAGATCGCGGAGACGGTTCATGAGTGAGGAACGTCCCGGGCTCCTCGACGGCGCCATCTGGCAGCCCGAGAACACGAAGCTGTTCGGCCACGGGGAGGCGGAAGCCTTCCTGGCGCAATCCTACCGATCCGGCAAAGGGCATCACGCGGTGCTCATCGAAGGGCCAGAAGGCATCGGTAAG harbors:
- a CDS encoding peptide ABC transporter substrate-binding protein, which codes for MGSRILKLHTAFLLGAVLLGSTPALAETVLHRGNAGEPQTLDQAHTSINIEEFILKDLYEGLTIYDASGKIVPGAAESWTLSDDALTYTFKLRQDAKWSDGSPVTADDFVFSFQRVEDPKTAAEYANILYPIKNGEKVNKGGLAPAELGVKAVDAKTLEIKVERPTPFFLELLAHQTALPVSKASVEKNGADFVKPGVMVSNGAFKLVSHVPNDNLVVEKNPSYWDAANVKLDKVVFYPIDDQAASVRRFEAKEMDLVYNFSADQIDRLRSSYSDQVHVSPTLATYYYAFDSRQEPYSDVRVRRALSMAIDRDFLAKEIYSGSQIPAYSLVPPGIDTYGAPAKADFADVSQLDREDKAIELMKEAGYGDGGKPLNIEIRYNTNPNHERVATAVADMWKNTFKAKVSLVNLDVSSHYAYLQEGGKFNVARAGWVADYADAENFLALNLSTNKTFNYGHYESPEFDALMAKSYAETDPAARSKLLHEAETHLMADQPVAPLLTQADLWLVSSRVQGWHDNAANQHLSRFLSVSQ
- the oppB gene encoding oligopeptide ABC transporter permease OppB translates to MIAFVLRRLASAVPTLFIVVTISFFLMRFAPGGPFNLERPLPPATMENLMRTYQLDQPLWRQYATYIGNAVRGDFGPSYVYKDNSVAELIGKGLPYSMELGFYALLLALVGGVLMGTVAALRQNSAFDFSIMSLATIGTTVPNFVVGPVLTLIFAVSLSLLPAGGWGDGSLRFLILPMIALALPQLAVFARLTRGSMIEALHADHIRTARAYGLPARVVVVTHAMRGAMLPVVSYLAPCAAALLTGSAVVETIFTIPGVGRYFVLGALNRDYTLVMGTVILVAIFVIIFNLMVDILYGLLDPRVRHD
- a CDS encoding ABC transporter permease; the encoded protein is MTDHVAGSSQAVSGKAGRSLFQLALIRFRRNRAAMAGCVMMVLISLFAFVGPLFVSHTYDQVFSSYVTVPPSLKPRPDVSALQDVAEGVATRARVKLDSFKVEGEAFTATVNSENPIDPRATRYFDRANEFRETSVGATQNDGRTLVITGKVNREYFPFGTDLNGRDLLARVMLGGQISIAVGLLASFVSLGIGVFYGATSGYLGGRIDNVMMRLVEILYSLPFVFLVVVLVVFFGRSFILIFLVIGAVEWLDMARIVRGQTLALKRREFVGAAQALGLTDWQIIRRHIIPNTIGPVIVFVTVVVPKVILLESFLSFLGLGVQAPLTSWGALISEGANNIQSAPWLLIFPSIFFVATLFSLNFIGDGLRDALDPKDR
- a CDS encoding peptidylprolyl isomerase, with the protein product MFDILRRAAHTWVAKLLMLLLVASFGIWGVSRSLIDGGSSTTVVTVGDQHVDVNEFRLAYQRQVANLSQQFGMRLTPDQARAFGVEQQVLAQLVAGASLDQLAEDMKLGLSQDRLAKLIGDDPAFKAVNGQFDRSLFTSRLRNAGIREDDYIKERSKVAVRSQIVDAISNGFTAPKTLVDALKLYRQESRGVDYLLLTNANIEPIKAPADDVLNKWFEGAKPRYRAPEYRKVAYLKLQPEDIADAGSVTDDQIREEFDKHKDNYRTPETRTIEQLTFQNKDLANAASNALKVGTTFDQLVTDQGKTAADVMLGEFSKDKVPDQAIAEAAFAVSKNGGTTPVVEGTFGPVIVRISNIKPESTKTLDEVKDDIRKQLAVSNASQELINVHDQIEDLRSSGSTLEQIADQLKLKAVVIDAVDSAGLDKSGNEVKDIPSTQQVLAAAFRAEAGADVPSLSIGTDGYLWFDARDITPERDRPLAEVHDKAVADWTAEQQKAELAKKAEELKQQAQKGTSLADIAAPLGISVETKSGITRGSDDPVLGSGGVNAAFTGPVDTIANAVGADPTTQILLKVTEVNTEPTGDVLANQDQQITAMANAAGDDILDQMVNLLQTQYGATVNQALAEQASVR
- a CDS encoding ABC transporter ATP-binding protein codes for the protein MASEDTILAIRGLKVDFETPDGQVNAVKGIDLDVRAGETLAIVGESGSGKSQTMMGLMGLLAKNGTASGSAKYRGKELVGLAPKELNDIRGAKVTMIFQEPMTSLDPLYPIGRQIAEPIVHHRGGTHKEARKRVLELLELVGIPDPGRRIDSYPHELSGGQRQRVMIAMALANEPDILIADEPTTALDVTIQAQILSLLASLQQRFGMAIVLITHDLGIVRHFAERVVVMRRGEVVEQGTTADIFERPTADYTRMLLAAEPHGRKSSPEDGAPIILEGRDVTVDFEIGGGLFSGGRRLFRGVDGVTVKLREGQTIGIVGESGSGKSTLGRALLRLVKSAGHYRFGAIDISNYDRKRMRPLRKEMQLVFQDPYGSLSPRQTVGEVITEGLLVHEPGLSKVDRDRRAIAALKEVGLDPDARNRYPHEFSGGQRQRIAIARAMILKPQVVILDEPTSALDRSVQGQVIDLLRLLQDSHKLSYIFISHDLSVVKAMSDYVVVMKDGRIVEQGDTDAIFQKPREDYTKALIGAAFTI
- a CDS encoding GlsB/YeaQ/YmgE family stress response membrane protein, with the translated sequence MESAGVGWFAAIIIGGIAGWLAEKFMNSNMGILMNILLGIVGAIIANAILAGFGVALGGWIGYLIAGFVGACLLIALGRIIRR